The Sphingobacterium bambusae genome includes a window with the following:
- a CDS encoding DUF2256 domain-containing protein, which produces MKGVKKQYLPQKLCAACGRPFTWRKKWEKNWEEVKYCSERCKKNKTL; this is translated from the coding sequence ATGAAAGGGGTTAAAAAGCAATATCTACCGCAGAAGCTTTGCGCAGCCTGTGGGAGGCCATTTACTTGGCGTAAAAAATGGGAGAAGAATTGGGAGGAAGTTAAATATTGTTCAGAGCGATGCAAGAAAAACAAGACGCTATAA
- a CDS encoding DUF4385 domain-containing protein, protein MKQRQPSYLNFDKKDYPWKPDINYRASPWKYRVGRGEQGVLICEPYKSEIGQHWRFKTEAIAEQSSATIFAMFEDYLKADDFVGADMARKYLQMGYTRARRYANYKGGKKYDKDQDYALLDRGTGDMEKAAAADVFYKRWKQAEANARYAAMKKQWKNERG, encoded by the coding sequence ATGAAACAACGTCAGCCCAGTTATTTGAACTTTGATAAAAAGGACTATCCATGGAAGCCCGATATCAATTATCGAGCGAGCCCATGGAAATACCGTGTTGGTAGGGGGGAGCAGGGCGTGCTGATCTGCGAGCCCTATAAATCAGAAATTGGCCAGCACTGGCGCTTCAAAACCGAAGCCATCGCAGAGCAAAGTAGTGCTACGATCTTCGCGATGTTCGAGGACTATCTAAAAGCAGATGATTTTGTGGGTGCAGACATGGCGCGCAAGTATTTGCAGATGGGCTATACGCGCGCAAGACGCTATGCGAACTACAAGGGAGGGAAAAAGTACGATAAGGATCAGGATTATGCGCTACTGGATCGCGGTACTGGTGATATGGAAAAGGCCGCTGCTGCAGACGTGTTTTATAAACGATGGAAGCAGGCCGAGGCTAATGCGCGATATGCGGCGATGAAAAAGCAATGGAAAAATGAAAGGGGTTAA
- a CDS encoding DUF4134 domain-containing protein, with the protein MKKNNKHILLAALTLAAIHASAQGNGAAGISEATQMVTSYFDPATQLIYAIGAVVGLIGGVKVYNKFSSGDPDTNKTAASWFGACIFLIVAATILRSFFL; encoded by the coding sequence ATGAAAAAAAACAACAAACACATCCTTCTCGCAGCGCTAACATTAGCCGCTATTCATGCATCAGCTCAAGGTAATGGTGCCGCAGGCATTAGCGAAGCTACCCAAATGGTTACTTCCTACTTTGATCCAGCTACCCAATTAATCTATGCCATCGGTGCGGTTGTTGGCCTTATCGGCGGGGTTAAAGTGTACAACAAGTTCAGTAGCGGTGACCCGGACACCAACAAGACCGCAGCTTCTTGGTTTGGCGCCTGTATCTTCCTGATTGTGGCAGCAACCATTCTACGCTCATTCTTCCTTTAA
- a CDS encoding DUF4133 domain-containing protein, with protein MKTYEINKGVGRTVEFKGLKAQYLFIFAGGLLGILVLVMILYMIGLSSYLCLFLGGGSASLIVWQTFRLNKNYGEYGLMKAGARKMHPRYIISRKSVRHIIPVTHHLEKL; from the coding sequence ATGAAAACTTACGAGATCAACAAAGGCGTAGGCCGGACGGTAGAGTTCAAAGGACTTAAGGCGCAGTACCTTTTTATTTTCGCTGGCGGGCTTCTGGGCATACTGGTTCTAGTTATGATCCTGTACATGATTGGCCTAAGCAGCTACCTCTGCCTCTTTCTAGGCGGCGGTAGCGCTTCGCTGATCGTCTGGCAAACCTTCCGGTTGAACAAAAACTACGGCGAGTACGGCCTGATGAAAGCAGGCGCCCGCAAGATGCACCCCAGATACATCATCAGCCGCAAATCAGTCAGGCACATTATCCCAGTAACCCATCATTTAGAAAAGCTATGA
- a CDS encoding TraG family conjugative transposon ATPase — translation MRNILKRATLESKLPILGVENNCILSKEADITLCFEVILPEIFTVAAAEYEVIHSAWLKAIKNLPEQTIVHKQDWFTREAFGTSTSSSEQSFLSRAFQGHFNERPFLHHRCYLYLTKTSKQRMAQQSNFTSLCKGVLIPKEMRDKAAVQRFMEAAEQFSDILNDSELIQLRRLDRTDILGDEDSQGLLPQYLSLSSDPAQPLQDIALSAEEVRIGNKRLCLHTLSDTEDLPASISAAGRYEKMSSDRSDCQLSFAAPLGLLLNCDHIYNQYLFLDNSEENLKKFERSARNMQSLGRYSRANQINKEWIERYLNEAHSFGLQSIRAHYNVIAWSDDPLELSRARNECGSAMAQMECRPRHNTSDAATLYWSAMPGNAGDFPHEDSFYTFIEPALCFFNGETNYRDSLSPFGIKMADRLSGRPLHLDLSDLPMKRGVITNRNKFILGPSGSGKSFFTNHMVRQYYEQGAHVLLVDTGNSYQGLCELIKSKTKADDGVYFTYTEENPIAFNPFFTEDGVFDIEKRESIKTLILTLWKRDDEPPTRAEEVALSNAVSGYIAQIKQSESHPSFNGFYEFARTDFREQLTQKHVREKDFDLTGFLNVLEPYYKGGEYDYLLNSPQQLDLLAKRFIVFEIDAIKDHKVLFPIVTIIIMEVFISKMRRLKGVRKLILIEEAWKAIAKEGMAEYIKYLFKTVRKFFGEANVVTQEVDDIIQSPIVKESIINNSDCKILLDQRKYMNKFDQIQAMLGLSEKEKSQVLSINLNNDPKRLYKEVWIGLGGSQSAVYATEVSLEEYLCYTTEESEKMEVMALADKLGGNMELAIRQIARERRAATSN, via the coding sequence ATGAGGAACATTTTAAAACGAGCGACGCTGGAAAGCAAGCTTCCGATTCTCGGGGTAGAAAACAATTGTATCCTGTCTAAGGAAGCCGATATTACCCTTTGCTTCGAGGTAATACTACCCGAGATCTTTACCGTGGCCGCAGCTGAATATGAGGTCATTCATTCGGCGTGGCTCAAGGCCATAAAAAACCTGCCCGAGCAGACCATCGTTCATAAACAGGACTGGTTTACTAGGGAAGCATTCGGAACCAGCACGAGCAGCAGCGAGCAAAGTTTCTTATCCAGAGCCTTCCAAGGACATTTCAACGAGCGGCCATTCCTGCATCACCGCTGCTACCTGTACCTTACCAAGACCAGCAAACAGCGCATGGCCCAGCAAAGCAATTTCACCTCACTATGCAAAGGTGTGCTAATTCCAAAAGAAATGAGAGACAAAGCCGCCGTTCAGCGATTTATGGAGGCAGCCGAACAGTTTAGCGATATACTAAACGACAGCGAACTTATCCAGCTAAGGCGTTTAGATCGCACGGATATTTTGGGCGATGAGGATTCACAAGGACTTCTTCCACAATACCTGTCGCTATCGTCCGATCCCGCGCAGCCTTTGCAGGATATCGCGCTCAGCGCAGAAGAAGTACGCATCGGCAACAAACGACTTTGTCTGCATACACTGAGCGATACCGAAGATCTGCCCGCAAGCATCAGCGCGGCCGGCAGGTACGAGAAGATGTCTAGTGATCGCAGCGACTGCCAGCTGTCCTTTGCCGCACCTCTGGGGCTGTTGCTAAATTGCGATCACATCTATAACCAGTATCTATTTTTAGACAATAGCGAAGAGAACCTTAAAAAGTTCGAACGCTCGGCGCGTAACATGCAGTCCCTTGGCCGTTACAGCCGCGCAAACCAGATCAACAAGGAGTGGATCGAGCGCTACCTGAACGAGGCGCATTCCTTCGGCCTGCAATCCATTCGGGCACACTATAATGTGATAGCCTGGTCGGATGATCCGCTGGAGCTCTCCCGCGCACGAAACGAATGTGGTAGCGCCATGGCACAGATGGAGTGCCGCCCGCGGCACAACACCAGTGATGCTGCTACACTCTACTGGTCAGCCATGCCCGGCAATGCCGGGGACTTTCCGCATGAAGATAGCTTTTACACCTTTATCGAGCCCGCACTTTGCTTTTTTAACGGGGAGACCAACTACCGCGATTCCCTTTCCCCTTTTGGCATCAAGATGGCAGACCGGCTCAGCGGAAGACCGTTACACCTTGATCTCTCGGATCTCCCGATGAAGCGTGGGGTGATCACCAACCGCAATAAGTTTATTCTTGGGCCATCGGGCAGCGGAAAATCCTTTTTTACAAATCATATGGTGCGGCAATATTACGAGCAGGGTGCGCACGTGCTCCTTGTCGATACAGGAAACTCTTACCAAGGTCTTTGCGAGCTGATAAAAAGCAAGACCAAAGCAGACGACGGCGTCTATTTCACCTACACCGAGGAGAACCCCATTGCCTTTAATCCCTTTTTTACTGAAGACGGCGTGTTTGATATCGAGAAGCGCGAAAGCATTAAAACCCTTATCCTAACCTTGTGGAAGCGCGATGATGAGCCGCCCACCCGGGCCGAGGAAGTCGCCCTATCCAATGCGGTAAGCGGCTATATCGCGCAAATCAAGCAAAGTGAAAGTCATCCTTCGTTCAACGGTTTCTATGAGTTCGCCAGAACCGACTTTCGCGAGCAGCTCACCCAGAAGCACGTACGCGAAAAAGATTTCGATTTAACGGGCTTTCTCAACGTGCTGGAGCCCTATTATAAAGGCGGCGAGTATGATTACCTGCTCAACTCCCCCCAGCAGCTTGACCTGCTCGCTAAACGCTTTATTGTCTTTGAGATCGATGCCATTAAGGATCATAAAGTACTTTTCCCTATCGTGACGATCATCATCATGGAAGTCTTTATCAGTAAGATGCGCAGGCTCAAGGGCGTACGAAAGCTGATTTTAATTGAAGAAGCTTGGAAGGCGATCGCCAAGGAAGGCATGGCCGAATATATCAAATACCTTTTTAAGACAGTCCGTAAATTCTTTGGTGAAGCAAACGTAGTTACCCAAGAGGTAGACGATATCATCCAGTCCCCTATTGTCAAGGAAAGCATTATCAACAACTCGGACTGCAAGATCCTGCTCGATCAGCGCAAGTACATGAATAAGTTCGATCAGATTCAAGCCATGCTCGGACTAAGCGAGAAAGAGAAATCGCAAGTACTCTCGATCAACCTAAATAACGACCCCAAGCGCCTGTACAAAGAAGTATGGATCGGCCTTGGCGGAAGTCAATCAGCCGTCTATGCGACCGAGGTGAGCCTAGAAGAATACCTATGCTACACCACCGAGGAAAGCGAAAAGATGGAAGTCATGGCGCTAGCTGACAAGCTGGGCGGAAATATGGAACTCGCCATTCGGCAAATTGCTCGCGAGAGGCGTGCAGCAACAAGCAACTAA
- a CDS encoding DUF4141 domain-containing protein, which translates to MKKIIQITCLLLLCMVSLISKAQFVVTDPANLASGILNSANEIVQTSSTVSNVVKNFKEVEKVYQQGKEYYDKLKAVSNLVKDARKVQQTVLLVGDVSEMYVQNFGKMMNDRNFSPQELAAIGNGYTALLNESTELLKELKQIISSTSLSLNDKERMDIIDRVYNEVKDYHSLVRYYTNKNISVSYLRAKKKNDAARVMDLYGNANQKYW; encoded by the coding sequence ATGAAAAAGATCATTCAAATCACATGCTTACTGCTGCTATGCATGGTAAGCTTAATCAGCAAGGCGCAGTTCGTGGTCACTGACCCCGCCAACCTGGCTTCGGGCATCCTAAACTCAGCCAACGAGATTGTGCAAACCTCCTCGACGGTCAGCAACGTGGTCAAGAACTTTAAGGAAGTAGAAAAAGTCTACCAGCAGGGCAAGGAATACTACGATAAGCTCAAAGCCGTCAGCAACCTAGTCAAAGATGCCCGTAAGGTACAACAGACTGTACTGCTGGTTGGCGATGTGTCAGAGATGTATGTGCAAAACTTCGGTAAGATGATGAACGACCGAAATTTCAGCCCGCAGGAACTCGCGGCCATCGGCAACGGTTACACCGCCTTGCTAAACGAAAGTACCGAGCTATTAAAAGAGCTCAAACAAATTATCAGCTCAACAAGCCTCTCGCTAAATGATAAAGAGCGGATGGACATCATCGACCGGGTATATAACGAAGTTAAGGACTACCACAGCCTTGTGCGCTACTATACCAATAAAAACATCTCGGTCAGCTACCTGCGCGCTAAAAAGAAAAACGATGCCGCCCGGGTAATGGATCTCTACGGAAATGCAAACCAAAAATACTGGTAG
- the traJ gene encoding conjugative transposon protein TraJ → MEWNNMHEVLRSLYDDMLPLAGQMAAVAKGAAGLGALFYVALKVWQALGRAEPIDVFPLLRPFALGICIMFFPSIVLGSINAILSPIVSGTHGILEGQVLDLNSLQEQKDRLEYEAMVRNPETAYMVSDEEFDKKLDELGWSPSDLGAMAGMYMDRSAYNFEKMMKDWLRNLLEILFQAAALVIDTIRTFFLIVLSILGPIAFAISVWDGFQATLAQWFTRYISVYLWLPVSDLFSSMLARIQSLILERDIAMLADPSYIPDTSNTVYIIYMIIGIVGYFTIPTVTGWIIQAGGAGNFTRNVNQTAMKSGNMAGAAAGSVVGNISGRLMNK, encoded by the coding sequence ATGGAATGGAACAACATGCACGAGGTATTGCGATCGCTCTACGATGACATGCTGCCACTAGCTGGGCAAATGGCAGCTGTCGCTAAAGGCGCTGCCGGCCTTGGCGCACTTTTTTATGTAGCGCTCAAGGTTTGGCAAGCCTTGGGTCGGGCAGAACCTATCGACGTCTTCCCCCTGCTCCGACCCTTCGCGCTAGGAATCTGCATTATGTTTTTCCCAAGCATTGTCCTGGGATCGATCAATGCCATCCTTAGCCCGATCGTCAGCGGCACCCACGGCATTTTGGAAGGACAGGTACTGGATTTAAACAGCCTGCAAGAGCAAAAAGACCGACTCGAGTACGAGGCCATGGTGCGGAATCCCGAAACGGCCTATATGGTTTCCGATGAAGAATTTGATAAGAAACTCGATGAGCTGGGCTGGTCGCCGAGTGATCTGGGCGCCATGGCAGGCATGTATATGGATCGAAGCGCGTACAATTTTGAGAAAATGATGAAAGATTGGCTGCGTAATCTGCTGGAAATCCTATTTCAGGCCGCTGCCCTAGTGATCGATACAATACGCACCTTCTTTTTGATTGTACTCTCGATCCTGGGCCCCATTGCCTTTGCCATTTCCGTCTGGGACGGCTTTCAAGCCACCCTAGCCCAGTGGTTTACCCGATACATCAGCGTTTACCTTTGGCTGCCTGTCTCCGACCTGTTTAGCTCCATGCTCGCTCGGATACAGTCACTCATTTTGGAGCGGGATATCGCCATGCTCGCCGATCCCAGCTATATTCCAGACACGTCCAATACGGTTTACATCATCTATATGATTATTGGAATTGTGGGCTACTTCACCATTCCGACAGTTACTGGCTGGATAATCCAAGCAGGTGGTGCAGGAAATTTCACGCGCAATGTGAATCAAACAGCTATGAAGTCCGGCAATATGGCGGGCGCAGCAGCGGGATCCGTAGTGGGAAATATTAGCGGAAGACTTATGAACAAATAA
- the traK gene encoding conjugative transposon protein TraK, translating to MEFKILRNIENSFQQIRLYTILFAGLCLGLTSYALWKSYAFASQQREKIYVLDSGKSLMLALSQDAAINRPVEAREHVRRFHELFFTLAPDKYAIENNMKRAFYLADKSAFDYYRDLSEKGYFSRIISGNVQQLIEIDSVVCSFEQYPYSAKTYATQYIIRSSNLTKRNLVTSCSLLNSVRSDHNPQGFNIEKFQVLENRDIETIDR from the coding sequence ATGGAATTTAAGATATTACGAAACATCGAAAACAGCTTCCAGCAGATTAGGCTCTACACGATCCTATTTGCAGGACTGTGCTTAGGGCTCACGAGCTACGCCCTGTGGAAGTCCTACGCCTTTGCCAGCCAGCAGCGTGAGAAAATCTACGTGCTAGACAGCGGCAAATCCCTTATGCTGGCGCTATCCCAAGACGCGGCAATCAACCGCCCGGTCGAAGCGCGGGAACATGTCAGGCGCTTTCACGAGCTTTTCTTCACCCTAGCACCCGATAAATATGCCATTGAAAACAATATGAAACGCGCATTTTACTTGGCCGACAAGAGCGCTTTTGACTATTACCGAGACCTCTCGGAGAAAGGATACTTTAGCCGCATCATTTCTGGCAACGTGCAGCAGCTCATCGAAATAGATAGCGTAGTTTGCAGCTTTGAGCAGTATCCCTACAGCGCAAAGACTTACGCCACGCAGTATATCATCCGCTCCAGCAACCTGACCAAGCGAAACCTAGTCACCTCCTGCTCGCTGCTCAATTCGGTACGATCGGACCATAATCCTCAAGGCTTTAACATCGAGAAATTTCAGGTACTGGAAAACAGGGACATCGAAACAATCGATCGATAA
- the traM gene encoding conjugative transposon protein TraM, producing the protein MKNLTELTKLAKNSIERNWNKLSGRQQRIYTKLAFCSYLLLTLTAFSKLYGEISTFYSDQKQNKQVQAGEGLQPIHIRKDLTTPLKTKNAMEQNNISEQTHQEYKQENTLEEQIEQTPREKLEKLKRPLIYTFMAVAFLSVMYLIFKPSVKQDEAINLGINEQVPEVSGSSIPEDKQKAYEQELQRERESQKENDLVTLSDFWDFSNEQSSDQEPNFQLDNTNPNQNIQQRPAVNTYREARSTLDNFYNEQNDESRQLRIQVEELQKELEQRDIPKPSTVDDQVALMEKSYQLAAKYLPNNSQSQSKATETIQSTKITESETSAQSKALQVRPSSENPVSWLIEPSKLLSAESPARIQSVFYNDFQPTDQTRAKNTIRAQVEQTVTIIGETSIRLRLLEKAEVAGHILAKDMTLTGQAKFQSGRLQLNVNSIQLFGNILPISLIAYDLDGQQGLHVPSSAEMNALSEIAANMSQTSGTSFTLSQSAGQQLTADLSRGAMQGISGYFSKKLRTTKVTVKAGQFVLLVSSN; encoded by the coding sequence ATGAAAAACTTAACAGAACTGACAAAGCTGGCCAAAAACAGCATAGAGCGCAACTGGAATAAACTATCCGGCAGGCAGCAGCGAATATACACCAAGCTTGCTTTCTGTAGCTACCTCCTGTTGACACTTACAGCCTTCAGCAAGCTATACGGCGAGATCAGCACCTTTTATAGCGATCAAAAACAAAACAAGCAAGTCCAGGCTGGTGAAGGACTTCAACCAATCCACATCAGAAAAGATTTAACTACACCACTAAAAACAAAAAACGCTATGGAACAAAACAACATATCTGAGCAGACACATCAAGAGTATAAGCAAGAAAATACACTAGAAGAACAAATCGAGCAAACTCCGAGAGAAAAGCTAGAAAAGTTAAAGAGACCGCTTATCTACACATTTATGGCCGTCGCTTTTCTCAGCGTCATGTACCTGATATTTAAACCCTCCGTAAAGCAAGATGAAGCAATCAATCTAGGTATCAACGAACAGGTACCCGAGGTTTCCGGAAGCAGCATACCCGAAGACAAACAGAAAGCTTATGAACAGGAACTGCAGCGCGAGCGTGAAAGTCAAAAAGAAAACGATCTTGTGACGCTATCTGATTTTTGGGACTTTAGCAACGAGCAGAGCAGCGATCAAGAACCAAACTTCCAACTTGACAATACGAATCCAAATCAAAACATCCAGCAGCGTCCAGCCGTCAATACCTACCGCGAGGCAAGGTCAACGCTTGATAATTTTTATAATGAGCAGAACGACGAGTCTAGGCAGCTGCGTATTCAAGTTGAAGAGCTGCAAAAAGAGCTCGAGCAAAGAGATATTCCCAAACCCAGCACCGTGGATGATCAAGTAGCCTTGATGGAAAAGTCTTATCAACTCGCCGCAAAGTATCTTCCAAATAACTCGCAAAGCCAGTCAAAAGCTACAGAAACCATTCAAAGCACAAAAATTACAGAAAGTGAAACCTCAGCGCAAAGCAAAGCACTTCAAGTTCGTCCATCTAGCGAAAACCCGGTATCCTGGCTTATAGAGCCATCCAAGCTACTATCAGCAGAATCCCCAGCTCGGATTCAGAGCGTATTTTATAATGATTTCCAACCTACTGATCAAACTCGTGCTAAAAATACCATTCGCGCGCAGGTCGAACAAACGGTTACGATTATAGGTGAAACGTCCATACGGCTGAGGTTGCTAGAAAAAGCAGAAGTAGCGGGACACATCTTAGCTAAAGACATGACGTTAACGGGCCAAGCTAAATTTCAATCCGGAAGACTGCAATTAAACGTTAACAGTATTCAGTTATTTGGAAACATCTTACCTATAAGTCTTATTGCCTATGATTTAGACGGGCAGCAGGGACTGCATGTACCGAGTTCAGCAGAAATGAATGCGCTGAGTGAAATAGCGGCCAATATGAGCCAGACCAGCGGAACAAGCTTCACGCTAAGCCAATCAGCCGGTCAACAGCTTACCGCAGATCTATCTCGCGGTGCAATGCAGGGTATCTCAGGATACTTCTCAAAAAAACTACGCACAACTAAAGTGACCGTTAAGGCCGGCCAATTTGTACTGCTTGTATCAAGTAATTAA
- the traN gene encoding conjugative transposon protein TraN, translated as MKNIIKISLIALLHLISIELHAQHSNTIHMKVIPASYLELTCEKTTHLIFPAKISYVDLGSEAIVADKVTETSNILRIKASAEPLLAESNLAVVTDDGSFYSFLVRYNQHPQRMSYAISKSRCKDADENEIYFEKFGETSASKIKQLLEQTYNSESKTLKRSRSKKRQIEFSLTDLSIHNSQYYLRLNIKNLSIVPLHVRDLNFQVVDRKLAKRTVAQQIPVVPLKHYKPLTTIDGKASESTVILLDQFPITEKQRLIIELRDQHGSRNQKISLKLSDLLQAKKSTTQKH; from the coding sequence ATGAAAAACATCATCAAAATATCTCTAATTGCTCTATTACATTTAATCTCAATAGAACTGCACGCGCAGCATTCCAATACAATACATATGAAAGTCATACCTGCAAGCTATTTGGAGTTGACCTGTGAGAAAACAACGCATCTGATCTTTCCAGCAAAGATTAGCTATGTGGATCTGGGAAGTGAGGCTATCGTAGCCGATAAAGTCACCGAAACTTCCAATATACTACGTATTAAAGCGTCAGCTGAACCGCTTCTAGCTGAAAGCAACCTAGCCGTAGTCACCGATGACGGAAGTTTCTATAGTTTCCTAGTCCGGTATAACCAGCATCCCCAGAGGATGAGTTACGCCATTTCAAAAAGCAGATGTAAAGACGCTGACGAAAATGAAATCTACTTTGAAAAGTTCGGGGAAACTTCAGCATCCAAGATCAAGCAGTTATTGGAACAAACCTACAACAGTGAGTCAAAAACGCTTAAACGTTCGAGATCTAAAAAAAGACAAATTGAATTTTCTTTGACCGACCTAAGTATACACAACAGTCAATATTATTTGCGTTTGAACATTAAAAATCTTAGCATCGTACCGCTGCATGTTCGCGACCTCAACTTCCAAGTCGTAGATAGAAAGCTTGCTAAAAGAACAGTCGCGCAACAAATCCCAGTAGTACCATTAAAGCACTATAAACCCTTAACCACTATTGACGGTAAAGCAAGCGAATCGACAGTCATCCTTCTTGATCAGTTCCCGATTACCGAAAAGCAGCGACTTATCATAGAACTGCGCGATCAACACGGAAGTAGGAATCAGAAAATTTCGCTTAAACTCTCAGATCTCTTGCAGGCAAAAAAATCCACCACACAGAAACATTAA
- a CDS encoding nucleotidyl transferase AbiEii/AbiGii toxin family protein: MWINLAYGQKLQVLDQVENAIGLPAFVVEKDWWVCVILKAVFQSKYADSIIFKGGTSLSKAYNLIDRFSEDIDLIIDRHLLGFDQLESKSQIKKLRKASGGFIINEFREELITQLDQLGIDQKLYEIRYNDHIDDTSDPNTLEIHYQTVVPTDNIYIQQRVLLELGARSLTEPFETKSVISFLDHHYKDLDFTQPSFDVQVVIPTRTFIEKVLLLHEEFSKPVDNIRTDRLTRHLYDLDKIMKSEYGEMAIADQELFETIVQHRKTVTPLRGIDYSNHVKGKLSVMPPDVIIERWETDYKTMQENMILGESLKWNLLLDRIREIEGKLNVLY; encoded by the coding sequence ATGTGGATAAATCTAGCCTATGGACAAAAGCTGCAGGTCTTGGATCAAGTTGAAAACGCAATTGGATTACCAGCATTTGTGGTCGAAAAGGATTGGTGGGTATGTGTTATATTAAAAGCAGTTTTTCAGTCCAAATATGCAGATTCCATAATCTTTAAAGGTGGTACTTCTTTAAGCAAGGCATATAATCTGATAGATCGTTTCTCCGAAGATATAGACCTGATCATTGATCGTCATCTGTTAGGATTTGATCAATTGGAATCTAAATCTCAAATAAAAAAATTGCGGAAAGCTTCTGGTGGTTTTATTATTAATGAATTCCGCGAGGAGCTTATAACTCAATTGGATCAACTTGGTATCGATCAGAAATTATATGAAATAAGATATAACGATCATATAGATGATACGAGCGATCCCAATACATTGGAGATCCATTACCAAACCGTTGTCCCAACGGATAATATTTATATTCAGCAACGGGTTCTTTTGGAACTGGGTGCGAGATCACTAACCGAGCCGTTTGAAACAAAATCCGTAATATCATTTCTTGACCATCATTATAAAGATCTTGATTTTACACAACCTTCTTTTGATGTTCAGGTCGTTATCCCAACGCGTACGTTTATAGAGAAAGTGCTACTATTGCATGAGGAATTTTCAAAACCTGTCGACAATATTAGGACAGATCGATTAACCAGGCATTTATATGACCTAGATAAAATTATGAAATCTGAATATGGTGAAATGGCTATTGCTGATCAAGAATTGTTTGAAACAATTGTCCAGCATCGTAAAACTGTTACTCCATTACGTGGAATAGATTATTCAAATCACGTGAAAGGAAAATTGAGTGTCATGCCACCAGATGTTATCATAGAAAGATGGGAAACTGATTACAAAACAATGCAGGAGAACATGATTTTAGGGGAGAGTTTGAAGTGGAATCTGCTGTTGGATAGGATCAGGGAGATTGAAGGAAAGTTGAATGTTTTGTACTAA
- a CDS encoding DUF6088 family protein, translating to MPEVARNKIENKILKSSRGEFFFADDFKNFATPENIRVTLFRMENDGLVERLAHGIYIKPKKDPLLGTIYPNIGEVAKEIAKRDKARIAPTGVMSLYLLGLTTQVPLKAVYLTDGSQREVKIGNRTIKFKRTVPKSFAIKDELLHLIVQAFKEKGQQEITEDFLEIIKKAVKKLDKKVFQNEVVYAPVWIQKQINNLYQS from the coding sequence ATGCCAGAAGTAGCTAGAAATAAGATAGAAAACAAAATTTTAAAATCCTCTCGTGGTGAGTTTTTTTTCGCTGACGATTTTAAGAATTTTGCTACACCAGAAAATATCCGAGTGACGCTTTTCCGTATGGAGAATGATGGTCTTGTTGAAAGACTGGCTCATGGGATCTATATCAAACCAAAGAAAGATCCTTTGCTGGGTACGATCTATCCTAATATCGGAGAGGTTGCAAAAGAAATTGCCAAAAGAGATAAAGCTCGAATTGCTCCAACAGGTGTGATGTCACTGTACTTACTGGGGCTTACGACACAAGTGCCATTAAAGGCGGTATATTTGACAGACGGCTCCCAACGTGAAGTGAAAATAGGAAATCGAACCATCAAATTTAAACGAACTGTTCCCAAAAGTTTTGCCATAAAAGATGAGTTACTGCATCTTATTGTGCAGGCTTTCAAAGAGAAAGGGCAACAGGAGATTACAGAAGATTTTTTAGAGATCATCAAGAAAGCTGTAAAAAAACTTGATAAGAAAGTGTTTCAAAATGAAGTGGTATATGCACCTGTATGGATTCAGAAGCAAATTAACAACCTTTATCAGTCTTAA